One window of Pseudomonas sp. ML2-2023-3 genomic DNA carries:
- a CDS encoding acetyl-CoA carboxylase biotin carboxylase subunit yields the protein MIKKILIANRGEIAVRIVRACAEMGIRSVAVYSEADRHALHVKRADEAHSIGEDPLAGYLNPRKLVNLAVETGCDALHPGYGFLSENAELADICAERGIKFIGPSAEVIRRMGDKTEARRSMIKAGVPVTPGTEGNVADIHEALLEGERIGYPVMLKATSGGGGRGIRRCNSREELEQAFPRVISEATKAFGSAEVFLEKCIVNPKHIEAQILGDSFGNVVHLFERDCSIQRRNQKLIEIAPSPQLTPEQRAYIGDLSVRAAKAVGYENAGTVEFLLAEGEVYFMEMNTRVQVEHTITEEITGIDIVREQIRIASGLPLSIKQEDIQHRGFALQFRINAEDPKNNFLPSFGKITRYYAPGGPGVRTDTAIYTGYTIPPYYDSMCLKLVVWALTWEEAMDRGLRALDDMRLQGVKTTAAYYQEILRNPEFRSGQFNTSFVESHPELTNYSIKRKPEELALAIAAAIAAHAGL from the coding sequence GTGATAAAAAAGATCCTGATCGCCAACCGCGGAGAAATTGCCGTCCGCATCGTGCGTGCCTGCGCCGAGATGGGTATTCGTTCTGTGGCGGTCTATTCCGAAGCGGACCGACATGCCTTGCACGTCAAGCGTGCCGATGAAGCCCACAGCATTGGCGAAGACCCGCTGGCCGGTTATTTGAACCCGCGCAAGCTGGTGAACCTGGCGGTTGAAACCGGCTGTGATGCCCTGCATCCCGGTTATGGTTTTCTGTCAGAAAATGCAGAGCTGGCTGATATTTGCGCCGAGCGCGGAATCAAGTTCATCGGCCCGTCCGCTGAAGTCATCCGCCGCATGGGCGACAAGACTGAAGCGCGCCGCAGCATGATCAAGGCCGGTGTACCGGTCACGCCAGGCACTGAAGGCAACGTTGCCGATATCCACGAAGCACTGCTTGAAGGCGAGCGCATTGGCTATCCGGTCATGCTCAAAGCCACCTCGGGTGGTGGCGGACGCGGGATTCGTCGCTGCAACAGCCGTGAAGAACTGGAACAAGCCTTTCCTCGAGTGATCTCTGAAGCCACCAAAGCCTTTGGCTCGGCAGAAGTGTTCCTCGAAAAGTGCATCGTCAACCCCAAGCACATCGAAGCCCAGATCCTCGGTGACAGCTTTGGCAACGTGGTGCATTTGTTTGAGCGCGACTGTTCAATCCAGCGTCGCAACCAAAAGCTCATCGAAATTGCCCCAAGCCCTCAATTGACCCCGGAACAGCGCGCCTACATCGGCGACCTGTCTGTGCGTGCGGCCAAGGCCGTGGGTTACGAGAACGCCGGTACCGTGGAGTTCCTGCTCGCCGAGGGCGAGGTGTACTTCATGGAGATGAACACCCGGGTGCAGGTGGAACACACCATCACCGAAGAAATCACCGGCATCGATATTGTTCGTGAACAAATTCGCATTGCTTCCGGTCTGCCGTTGTCGATCAAGCAAGAAGACATCCAGCACCGCGGTTTTGCCTTGCAGTTCCGGATCAATGCCGAAGACCCGAAAAACAACTTCCTGCCAAGTTTCGGCAAGATCACCCGTTACTACGCGCCCGGCGGTCCTGGCGTGCGTACCGACACGGCGATCTACACCGGCTACACCATCCCGCCGTATTACGACTCCATGTGTCTGAAGCTGGTGGTGTGGGCCCTGACCTGGGAAGAAGCGATGGACCGTGGTTTGCGCGCCCTCGACGACATGCGTCTGCAAGGGGTCAAAACCACCGCCGCGTATTACCAGGAAATCCTGCGTAACCCGGAATTCCGTAGTGGCCAGTTCAATACCAGCTTCGTAGAAAGCCATCCAGAACTGACCAACTACTCGATCAAGCGCAAACCCGAAGAGCTGGCCCTGGCCATCGCTGCCGCCATTGCCGCCCACGCAGGCCTGTGA
- a CDS encoding LysR substrate-binding domain-containing protein, which produces MRKSLMRITFRQLQIFNEVCDLRSYSRAAEEMSLTQPAVSLQIRQLEELIGQPLFDYVGKKLYMTEAAEALQLASRDIFGRLENLDMQLSDMLGSLQGQLKLAVESSAKYFVPHLFAAFKRQHPEVNLQLTVVNRAQAVRRLSDNRDDLVIMSMVPQDMGLEFLPFLNNPIVAVAPPDHPLCSRGPLRLQDLEPYTLLMREQGSGTRMACEEYFKEKRVHFSQTLEVSSNESQRECAVAGLGVALLTRHAVSLELATGLLHELPVEELPLYRSWCVVQAKAKRLSPVAHAFLGFIRSERLQISELVERFDGHLPTQPANS; this is translated from the coding sequence ATGCGTAAGTCATTGATGCGTATCACTTTTCGTCAATTACAGATATTCAACGAAGTCTGTGATTTGCGCTCTTACAGCCGCGCTGCAGAAGAAATGTCGCTGACACAACCCGCCGTAAGTCTACAAATTCGTCAGCTTGAAGAGCTGATTGGCCAGCCTTTGTTCGATTACGTAGGCAAAAAGCTGTACATGACCGAGGCCGCTGAAGCACTTCAGTTGGCCAGCCGGGATATTTTCGGGCGCCTTGAAAACCTCGACATGCAGCTCTCGGACATGCTCGGGTCGCTGCAGGGCCAACTGAAACTGGCGGTTGAATCGAGTGCAAAATATTTCGTCCCCCACCTGTTTGCCGCTTTCAAGCGCCAGCACCCGGAGGTCAATCTGCAGCTAACGGTGGTCAATCGGGCGCAAGCCGTTCGCCGCCTGTCGGATAACCGCGACGACCTGGTGATCATGTCGATGGTGCCGCAGGACATGGGCCTGGAGTTTCTGCCGTTTTTGAATAACCCGATTGTGGCCGTCGCACCGCCAGACCACCCGCTGTGCAGCCGTGGTCCGCTCCGTTTGCAGGACCTGGAGCCGTATACCTTGCTGATGCGCGAACAGGGGTCGGGCACACGCATGGCGTGCGAGGAATACTTCAAGGAGAAGCGTGTTCACTTCAGTCAAACACTGGAAGTGTCGTCCAACGAGTCCCAGCGCGAGTGCGCAGTGGCCGGGTTGGGCGTGGCGCTATTAACACGCCACGCCGTCAGCCTGGAACTTGCGACCGGCCTGTTGCACGAGTTGCCGGTCGAAGAGTTGCCGCTGTATCGCAGCTGGTGCGTGGTGCAGGCCAAAGCCAAGCGCCTGTCACCGGTGGCCCATGCATTTCTGGGGTTTATTCGCAGTGAGCGCCTGCAAATCAGCGAGCTGGTTGAGCGCTTCGACGGTCACTTGCCGACGCAGCCTGCCAATAGTTGA
- a CDS encoding PA3496 family putative envelope integrity protein: MAQPYEERNSAVKTRRQQEDQRRMAFRRAIEDHDNQRQLRLETSDYPDLNAINYWQAASASDRRSAQPAR; this comes from the coding sequence ATGGCCCAGCCTTACGAAGAACGCAATAGCGCCGTCAAAACCCGCCGTCAGCAAGAAGACCAGCGCCGCATGGCCTTTCGCCGCGCAATCGAAGACCATGACAATCAGCGCCAGCTAAGGCTTGAAACCTCGGATTATCCCGACCTCAATGCAATCAACTATTGGCAGGCTGCGTCGGCAAGTGACCGTCGAAGCGCTCAACCAGCTCGCTGA
- the hexR gene encoding transcriptional regulator HexR: MNLLQHIAQSRHLLRKSELKVADHVLLDPAAVMHSSMADLAHSVGISEPTIVRFCRAIGCSGFQDLKLKLAQSLAAGASFGQFAIHEDDSVADYSLKIFDTTLHTLMEVREKLDPVALQRAVTAMSQAQRVEFYGFGASGAVAADAQHKFFRLLLTAAAYSDPHMQAMSAATLKPTDVAICISQSGRSKDLLITANLVRESGATLITLCPSQTPLAELATVNLAIDVHEDTEIYTPLTSRIAHLVVIDVLAMGVAMARGPSLVNHLKSVKRSLRSLRLSPKSLKSHED; this comes from the coding sequence TTGAACCTGCTGCAACATATTGCCCAGTCACGCCACCTGTTACGTAAATCGGAACTCAAGGTCGCCGATCACGTGCTGCTTGATCCTGCGGCTGTAATGCACAGTTCCATGGCCGACCTTGCCCACAGTGTCGGCATCAGTGAGCCCACCATCGTGCGCTTTTGCCGGGCAATTGGCTGTTCCGGGTTCCAGGACTTGAAACTCAAGCTGGCGCAAAGCCTGGCAGCAGGTGCCAGTTTCGGTCAGTTCGCAATCCACGAAGACGATTCGGTTGCGGACTACAGTCTGAAAATTTTTGACACCACGCTGCACACCCTGATGGAAGTGCGCGAGAAGCTTGATCCCGTGGCGCTGCAGCGTGCGGTGACGGCCATGTCGCAAGCGCAGCGGGTCGAGTTTTATGGTTTCGGTGCCTCGGGTGCCGTTGCGGCCGATGCCCAGCACAAGTTTTTTCGCCTTTTACTGACGGCTGCGGCGTACTCCGATCCCCATATGCAAGCGATGTCGGCTGCAACCTTGAAGCCTACGGATGTAGCGATTTGCATCTCCCAGTCGGGCCGTTCCAAAGACTTGCTGATCACCGCCAATCTGGTGCGTGAAAGTGGCGCGACCTTGATTACCTTGTGCCCGAGCCAAACGCCACTGGCGGAGCTGGCGACCGTCAATCTGGCCATCGATGTCCACGAAGACACCGAAATCTACACCCCGCTGACCTCGCGTATTGCCCACCTGGTGGTGATTGACGTGTTGGCGATGGGGGTTGCCATGGCTCGCGGCCCAAGCCTGGTCAACCACCTTAAAAGCGTCAAGCGCAGCCTGCGCAGCTTGCGTCTTTCGCCCAAGTCGCTGAAAAGCCACGAAGATTAA
- the uvrD gene encoding DNA helicase II — translation MRDDLSLLLNSLNDAQRQAVTASVGRQLVLAGAGSGKTRVLVHRIAWLIQVENASPHSVLSVTFTNKAAAEMRHRIEQLMGINPAGMWVGTFHGLAHRLLRAHWQEAGLSQTFQILDSDDQQRLVKRVIRELGLDEQRWPVRQAQWFINGQKDEGLRPKHIQASGDLFLATMRNIYEAYEVACQRAGVIDFSELLLRALDLWRDNPGLLAHYQKRFRHILVDEFQDTNAVQYAWLRLLAQGGDSLMVVGDDDQSIYGWRGAKIENIYQYSTDFPDAETIRLEQNYRSTAGILKAANALIANNTGRMGKELWTDGGEGEAINLYAAFNEHDEARYVVETIESALKTGLAHSDIAILYRSNAQSRVLEEALLRERIPYRIYGGQRFFERAEIKNAMAYMRLLEGRGNDAALERVINVPARGIGEKTVEAIRDHARHSDVSMWEAMRQLIANKALPGRASGAISGFIELIENLAAKVMEMPLHLMTQTVIEQSGLIAYHQAEKGEKGQARVENLEELVSAARNFENNDEDEELSPLAALLGHASLEAGDTQAEEHEDGIQLMTLHSAKGLEFPYVFLVGMEEGLFPHKMSLEEPGRLEEERRLAYVGITRAMQNLVMTYAETRRLYGSETYNKVSRFVREVPKGLIQEVRLSNSVSRPFGGGQKQSASSLFGGSEIPETEFKLGQMVKHAVFGEGVILNFEGAGAQARVQVNFSEGSKWLMMGYAKLEAV, via the coding sequence ATGCGCGATGATCTCTCTCTCTTGTTAAATTCTCTCAACGATGCCCAACGTCAGGCCGTCACGGCCAGTGTGGGGCGTCAGTTGGTTCTGGCCGGCGCAGGTTCCGGCAAAACCCGTGTGCTGGTGCACCGTATCGCCTGGTTGATCCAGGTCGAGAACGCGTCGCCGCACTCAGTCCTGTCGGTGACATTCACCAACAAGGCCGCCGCCGAGATGCGCCACCGCATCGAGCAACTGATGGGTATCAACCCGGCGGGCATGTGGGTCGGCACCTTCCACGGGCTGGCACACCGTTTATTGCGGGCTCACTGGCAAGAAGCCGGGCTGAGCCAGACCTTTCAGATCCTCGACAGCGATGACCAGCAACGTCTGGTCAAGCGCGTGATCCGTGAACTGGGGCTGGATGAACAGCGCTGGCCGGTGCGTCAGGCGCAGTGGTTTATCAACGGTCAAAAAGACGAAGGCCTGCGTCCTAAACATATCCAGGCCAGCGGCGACTTGTTCCTGGCCACCATGCGCAATATTTACGAGGCCTATGAGGTCGCGTGCCAGCGTGCCGGTGTCATCGACTTTTCCGAGCTACTGCTGCGCGCCCTGGATCTGTGGCGCGACAACCCGGGCTTGCTGGCGCACTACCAGAAACGCTTCCGCCACATTCTTGTCGACGAATTCCAGGACACCAACGCCGTTCAATATGCCTGGCTGCGATTGCTGGCCCAGGGCGGCGACAGCCTGATGGTCGTGGGCGATGACGACCAGTCGATCTACGGCTGGCGCGGCGCGAAAATCGAAAATATCTACCAGTACTCAACCGATTTCCCGGACGCCGAGACCATTCGCCTGGAGCAGAACTATCGCTCCACGGCAGGCATCCTCAAAGCGGCCAACGCCCTGATTGCCAACAACACCGGACGCATGGGCAAAGAGCTGTGGACTGACGGCGGTGAAGGCGAAGCAATTAATTTGTACGCAGCCTTCAATGAACACGATGAAGCGCGCTACGTGGTCGAGACCATCGAAAGCGCCTTGAAAACCGGCCTGGCCCATAGCGATATCGCCATTTTGTACCGCTCCAACGCCCAATCGCGGGTGCTTGAAGAAGCGTTGCTGCGCGAACGTATTCCTTACCGCATTTATGGTGGCCAGCGCTTCTTCGAGCGCGCAGAAATCAAAAACGCCATGGCTTACATGCGCCTGCTCGAAGGCCGTGGCAATGATGCCGCGCTGGAGCGGGTGATTAACGTGCCTGCCCGCGGTATCGGCGAAAAAACCGTCGAGGCCATTCGCGATCACGCACGTCACAGCGATGTGTCGATGTGGGAGGCGATGCGCCAGCTAATTGCCAATAAAGCCCTCCCCGGTCGTGCTTCAGGCGCCATTTCCGGCTTTATTGAACTGATCGAGAACCTCGCGGCAAAAGTCATGGAGATGCCTCTGCATCTGATGACCCAAACCGTGATCGAACAGAGTGGGCTGATTGCCTACCATCAGGCGGAAAAAGGCGAAAAAGGCCAGGCCCGGGTAGAAAACCTTGAAGAACTGGTCAGCGCAGCGCGCAACTTCGAGAACAATGACGAAGATGAAGAGCTGTCGCCATTGGCCGCCCTCCTTGGTCATGCCTCACTGGAGGCTGGCGATACCCAGGCCGAAGAGCATGAAGACGGTATCCAGCTGATGACGCTGCACAGCGCCAAGGGTCTGGAGTTTCCGTATGTGTTCCTGGTGGGCATGGAAGAAGGCTTGTTCCCGCACAAGATGAGCCTGGAAGAACCCGGCCGCCTTGAAGAGGAGCGGCGTCTGGCTTACGTGGGCATTACCCGCGCCATGCAAAATCTGGTCATGACGTACGCTGAAACCCGACGCCTGTACGGTAGCGAGACCTACAACAAGGTTTCGCGCTTCGTGCGAGAAGTGCCAAAAGGCCTGATCCAGGAAGTTCGTCTGTCCAACAGCGTCAGTCGCCCTTTCGGTGGTGGTCAAAAGCAGAGCGCCAGCAGCCTGTTTGGCGGTTCGGAAATACCAGAAACCGAATTCAAGCTTGGCCAGATGGTCAAGCACGCGGTCTTTGGCGAAGGCGTCATTCTCAACTTCGAAGGCGCAGGCGCGCAGGCGCGGGTACAGGTGAACTTCTCCGAAGGCAGCAAATGGCTGATGATGGGCTACGCCAAACTTGAAGCGGTCTGA
- a CDS encoding Tim44 domain-containing protein has protein sequence MKRFLSIAMALCIGLTMSLDANAKRFGGGKSAGAAPSHQTRQAAPAAAPAAAGAAGAAAKAGGASRWLGPLAGLAAGGLLASMFMGGGFQGMQFFDILIMAVIAFLIFRFIAARRRKQQSEMMAPAGHAPLQREAFDAKPAPSSFFGGGSAAPAARPVINAPAWFNEQNFLEAARNHFQSLQQHWDANEMDKIAEFVTPQMLDFLKRERAELGDGFQSTYIDNLTVQLDGLDDRADKTIATLTFSGVSKNSRFDQGEAFSESWNMERQQGDNQPWLVAGIRQNG, from the coding sequence ATGAAACGTTTTCTTAGCATCGCCATGGCGTTGTGCATCGGTTTGACGATGAGCCTCGACGCGAACGCCAAGCGCTTCGGCGGCGGCAAAAGCGCTGGTGCAGCGCCTAGCCACCAAACGCGCCAGGCCGCTCCAGCTGCAGCCCCTGCAGCTGCCGGTGCTGCAGGCGCCGCCGCAAAAGCCGGTGGTGCTTCGCGCTGGCTCGGCCCTCTGGCTGGCCTCGCAGCCGGTGGCCTGTTGGCGTCCATGTTCATGGGCGGTGGCTTCCAGGGCATGCAGTTCTTCGACATCCTGATCATGGCGGTCATCGCCTTCCTGATCTTCCGTTTTATCGCGGCCCGTCGTCGCAAGCAACAATCCGAGATGATGGCCCCTGCCGGTCACGCTCCACTGCAACGCGAAGCCTTTGACGCCAAGCCAGCACCTTCGTCCTTCTTCGGCGGCGGTTCGGCAGCCCCTGCGGCACGCCCGGTGATCAATGCACCGGCCTGGTTCAATGAGCAGAACTTTCTTGAAGCTGCGCGCAACCATTTCCAGTCCCTGCAACAGCACTGGGATGCCAACGAAATGGACAAGATCGCCGAGTTCGTAACACCGCAGATGCTCGACTTCCTCAAGCGTGAACGCGCTGAGCTGGGTGATGGCTTCCAGTCCACCTACATCGACAACCTGACCGTGCAACTGGACGGCCTGGACGACCGTGCAGACAAAACCATTGCAACCCTGACCTTCAGCGGCGTGTCGAAAAACTCGCGCTTTGACCAGGGCGAAGCCTTCAGCGAAAGCTGGAACATGGAGCGTCAGCAAGGTGATAACCAGCCTTGGCTGGTAGCCGGTATCCGTCAGAACGGCTGA
- a CDS encoding SMI1/KNR4 family protein, with protein sequence MEEIIEELREKNEPVPVPLELPEEDQLVEIEEQLFIDIPFVFREFLLTVSDVVYGSLEPVTVTDPQSHTYLPEVAANAWDAGVDRSLIPICQDGDDYYCVEEDGTVVLWSGEEELVTEETWESVWHWARDVWLES encoded by the coding sequence GTGGAAGAGATCATTGAAGAGCTACGCGAAAAAAACGAGCCTGTACCAGTTCCTCTGGAACTGCCTGAAGAAGACCAGTTGGTGGAAATCGAAGAACAGCTGTTCATTGATATTCCGTTTGTCTTCAGAGAGTTTCTGCTGACCGTCAGTGACGTGGTGTATGGCAGCCTGGAGCCGGTCACCGTGACCGACCCACAATCACACACCTACCTGCCGGAAGTGGCAGCCAACGCTTGGGATGCCGGCGTTGACCGCAGCTTGATCCCTATTTGCCAGGACGGCGACGACTACTACTGCGTAGAAGAAGACGGCACCGTGGTGCTGTGGTCCGGCGAAGAAGAGCTCGTTACCGAAGAAACATGGGAATCGGTCTGGCACTGGGCGCGCGACGTCTGGCTGGAAAGCTGA
- a CDS encoding cation:proton antiporter: MHAISFIQDLAVIMLVAGVVTILFHRFKQPVVLGYIVAGFIIGPHTPPFGLIHDEETIKTLAELGVIFLMFCLGLEFSLRKLFKVGATAFIAAFMEITLMIWIGYEIGRWFDWNTMDSLFLGAILAISSTTIIVKALNDLKMKNERFAQLIFGVLIVEDILGIGIIALLSSIAVSGSVSPEEVFSTVGKLSLFMIVALVIGILLVPRVLAYVARFESNEMLLITVLGLCFGFCLLVVKLEYSMVLGAFLIGAIMAESRQLLKIERLIEPVRDLFSAIFFVAIGLMLDPAILLEYAVPIVVITIAVVLGKMLSCGLGAFIAGNDGRTSLRVGMGLSQIGEFSFIIAALGMTLQVTSSFLYPVAVAVSVLTTLMTPYLIRAADPLSLKLAQVVPGRVSRVFGLYGEWLRSIQPQGEGALLAAMIRKILMQVGVNLALVIAIFFAGGYFAPRIGRYLQGWILEPSWQKGIIWGVALLLSLPFLIAAYRKLKALSMLLAEMGVKPEMAGRHTQRVRRVISEVIPILSLLVIFLLLSALSASILPTNELLIVIAVVAAGVAALLWRWFIRIHTRMQVALLETLDNHKEGEH, translated from the coding sequence ATGCATGCCATCAGTTTTATCCAGGATCTGGCAGTCATCATGCTGGTCGCAGGTGTGGTGACGATTCTTTTCCACAGGTTCAAGCAACCCGTGGTGCTGGGCTATATCGTTGCGGGTTTTATCATTGGCCCGCACACCCCGCCGTTTGGCCTGATCCACGATGAAGAAACGATCAAAACCCTGGCCGAGCTGGGGGTTATTTTTTTGATGTTCTGCCTGGGACTGGAGTTCAGCCTGCGCAAGTTGTTCAAGGTCGGGGCCACAGCCTTTATCGCAGCGTTTATGGAAATTACGCTGATGATCTGGATCGGCTACGAAATTGGCCGCTGGTTTGATTGGAACACGATGGATTCGCTGTTTTTAGGCGCGATTCTGGCCATTTCATCGACCACCATCATCGTCAAAGCCCTTAATGACCTGAAAATGAAGAACGAGCGCTTCGCACAGCTGATTTTTGGCGTGCTGATCGTTGAAGATATTTTAGGCATCGGGATTATTGCGCTGCTGTCGAGCATCGCTGTCAGCGGCAGTGTCAGCCCCGAGGAAGTTTTTTCGACAGTCGGTAAATTGTCGTTGTTCATGATTGTGGCGCTGGTCATCGGCATCTTGCTGGTGCCGCGTGTGCTGGCGTATGTGGCCAGATTCGAAAGCAATGAAATGCTGCTGATCACCGTGTTGGGGCTGTGTTTTGGCTTCTGCCTGCTGGTGGTCAAACTGGAATACAGCATGGTGCTCGGGGCCTTTTTGATCGGGGCGATCATGGCCGAATCCCGTCAGTTACTGAAAATCGAGCGCCTGATCGAACCGGTACGTGATTTGTTCAGCGCGATTTTCTTTGTCGCCATCGGACTGATGCTCGACCCGGCGATCCTGCTGGAATACGCGGTGCCCATCGTGGTGATCACCATTGCGGTGGTGCTGGGCAAAATGCTGTCCTGCGGGCTAGGGGCATTTATCGCAGGTAATGACGGACGCACATCGCTGCGGGTTGGGATGGGACTTTCTCAGATTGGGGAGTTTTCTTTCATCATCGCGGCGCTAGGTATGACATTACAGGTCACCAGTAGCTTCCTGTACCCCGTAGCGGTTGCTGTATCCGTACTGACGACCTTGATGACGCCTTATCTGATTCGCGCCGCAGACCCGCTCTCGCTCAAGCTGGCACAGGTGGTACCTGGTCGTGTGTCACGGGTGTTCGGGCTCTATGGCGAGTGGCTGCGCAGTATTCAGCCGCAGGGAGAAGGGGCACTGTTGGCTGCGATGATCCGGAAAATCCTGATGCAGGTTGGGGTCAACCTGGCCCTGGTCATCGCTATTTTCTTCGCGGGTGGTTACTTCGCCCCCCGGATTGGCCGTTACTTGCAGGGCTGGATTCTGGAGCCGAGCTGGCAAAAAGGGATTATCTGGGGCGTGGCCTTGTTGCTGTCGCTGCCGTTTTTGATCGCGGCGTATCGCAAGCTCAAGGCGTTGTCGATGCTCCTGGCCGAGATGGGCGTCAAACCGGAGATGGCCGGGCGTCACACGCAGCGCGTGCGTCGGGTGATCTCGGAAGTGATCCCGATTCTGTCGTTACTGGTGATTTTTCTGCTGTTGTCGGCATTGTCGGCGAGCATCTTGCCCACCAATGAATTGCTGATCGTGATTGCAGTAGTGGCAGCGGGAGTGGCTGCGCTGTTGTGGCGCTGGTTCATCCGGATCCATACCCGCATGCAGGTTGCACTGCTGGAGACGCTGGATAACCACAAGGAAGGGGAGCACTGA
- a CDS encoding acyl-CoA thioesterase: MEPGNAQLSMTVLMTPDMANFSGNVHGGTLLKYLDEVAYACASRYAGRYVVTLSVDQVIFREPIHVGELVTFLASVNYTGNTSMEVGIKVVTENIRERSVRHTNSCFFTMVAVDDDRKPAAVPPLQPLNSEDKRRFIQGKQRRQIRQELEQRYRELKDETV, translated from the coding sequence ATGGAACCCGGAAACGCCCAACTGTCGATGACGGTCCTGATGACCCCGGACATGGCCAATTTTTCTGGCAATGTTCACGGCGGAACCCTGCTCAAGTACCTGGATGAAGTCGCTTACGCCTGCGCCAGCCGCTATGCGGGGCGTTATGTAGTCACCTTGTCGGTGGATCAGGTTATTTTTCGCGAACCGATTCATGTCGGTGAGCTGGTGACTTTCCTGGCATCGGTCAACTACACCGGCAACACCTCAATGGAAGTCGGCATCAAGGTCGTCACCGAAAATATCCGTGAACGCTCGGTGCGCCACACCAATAGCTGTTTCTTCACGATGGTCGCCGTGGACGACGACCGTAAACCGGCCGCTGTTCCGCCGCTGCAGCCGTTGAACAGTGAAGACAAGCGTCGTTTTATTCAGGGCAAGCAACGTCGCCAGATCCGTCAGGAACTGGAGCAGCGTTATCGCGAGCTGAAAGACGAGACGGTGTAA
- the pdxY gene encoding pyridoxal kinase PdxY has product MKRTPHLLAIQSHVVFGHAGNSAAVFPMQRVGVNVWPLNTVQFSNHTQYGQWTGEVLAPEQIPSLVDGIAAIGELGNCDAVLSGYLGSAAQGRAILSGVARIKAVNPHALYLCDPVMGHPEKGCIVPQEVSDFLLEEAAAMADFLCPNQLELDSFCGRHPQSLFDCLAMARSLLARGPKAVLVKHLSYPGKPAESFEMLLVTAEGNWHLRRPLLAFPRQPVGVGDLTSGLFLARVLLGDSLVAAFEFTAAAVHEVLLETQACTSYELQLIRAQDRIAHPRVRFEAVPISL; this is encoded by the coding sequence ATGAAACGTACACCTCATTTACTCGCCATCCAATCCCACGTGGTTTTCGGCCATGCCGGCAACAGCGCAGCCGTTTTTCCTATGCAGCGCGTGGGGGTGAATGTCTGGCCTCTGAACACGGTGCAGTTCTCCAACCACACTCAGTATGGTCAGTGGACAGGCGAAGTGTTGGCTCCCGAGCAAATTCCTTCGCTTGTTGACGGAATTGCCGCCATCGGTGAGCTGGGCAACTGTGATGCGGTCTTGTCCGGTTACCTGGGCAGTGCGGCTCAGGGGCGGGCAATCTTGAGTGGCGTGGCGCGTATCAAGGCCGTAAACCCCCATGCGTTGTATCTGTGCGACCCGGTAATGGGTCACCCGGAGAAAGGCTGCATCGTCCCCCAGGAAGTGAGTGATTTCCTGCTCGAAGAAGCGGCCGCGATGGCCGACTTTTTGTGTCCCAATCAGCTGGAGCTGGACAGTTTTTGCGGTCGCCATCCGCAATCGTTGTTCGACTGCCTGGCGATGGCCCGCAGCTTGCTGGCCCGCGGCCCGAAAGCGGTGCTGGTCAAGCATTTGTCTTATCCAGGCAAGCCGGCAGAAAGTTTCGAGATGCTGCTGGTAACAGCAGAAGGGAACTGGCACTTGCGCCGTCCACTGTTGGCTTTCCCGCGTCAGCCTGTGGGTGTGGGCGATCTGACTTCAGGCCTGTTTTTAGCGCGGGTATTGCTGGGCGACAGCCTGGTGGCCGCTTTTGAGTTCACCGCTGCGGCGGTGCACGAGGTGCTGCTGGAAACCCAGGCCTGCACCAGCTACGAATTGCAGTTGATCCGGGCCCAGGACCGCATTGCTCATCCGCGTGTGCGGTTTGAAGCCGTGCCGATCAGTTTGTAA
- a CDS encoding DUF3301 domain-containing protein: MLTLGNMFVLMLLATGAAWLWHNHGLRERALERVKQHCKNLDIELLDENVALKKIGLIPDANGNKRLARVYNFEFTVTGDQRHTGTITQFGAHSAKIELPPYPFQTEPEPSEIPSAQVIELSQWRQEHSKTRH, translated from the coding sequence ATGCTGACCCTAGGAAATATGTTTGTGCTGATGCTGCTGGCCACTGGCGCAGCCTGGCTGTGGCACAACCACGGTTTGCGCGAGCGGGCGCTGGAACGCGTCAAACAGCACTGCAAAAATCTCGATATCGAGTTGCTGGATGAAAACGTGGCACTCAAAAAAATCGGCCTGATCCCCGATGCCAATGGCAACAAACGCCTGGCCCGTGTGTATAACTTCGAGTTCACGGTTACGGGAGATCAACGCCATACCGGGACCATCACCCAGTTCGGTGCCCATAGCGCAAAAATCGAACTGCCGCCCTATCCCTTCCAGACCGAGCCTGAGCCCAGCGAAATTCCCAGCGCTCAAGTGATTGAACTCAGCCAATGGCGCCAGGAACACAGCAAGACCCGCCACTGA